One stretch of Abyssibacter profundi DNA includes these proteins:
- the hslV gene encoding ATP-dependent protease subunit HslV has product MEQFRGTTILCVRRGDRVAIGGDGQVSMGNTMVKGNARKVRRLYNNQVIAGFAGGTADAFTLFERFEGKLETHSGNLVRAAVELAKDWRTDRSLRRLEALLLVADTTASLMISGTGDVMEPEYDSIAIGSGGSFAQAAARALVDNTDLPADEIVKRAMKIAADTCVYTNDHLTLEVLDA; this is encoded by the coding sequence GTGGAACAATTTCGAGGAACCACCATCCTCTGCGTACGGCGCGGCGATCGCGTTGCCATTGGCGGAGATGGGCAGGTGTCCATGGGCAACACCATGGTCAAGGGCAATGCCCGGAAGGTACGGCGCCTGTACAACAATCAGGTCATTGCGGGCTTCGCCGGCGGCACCGCCGATGCCTTCACGCTGTTTGAGCGCTTCGAAGGCAAGCTGGAAACCCACTCGGGCAATCTGGTCCGCGCCGCGGTCGAGCTGGCCAAGGACTGGCGCACCGATCGCTCACTCCGCCGTCTGGAAGCCTTGCTGCTGGTGGCCGATACCACGGCCTCGCTGATGATCTCCGGTACGGGAGATGTGATGGAGCCGGAGTACGACTCCATCGCCATCGGCTCCGGCGGCAGCTTCGCCCAGGCGGCGGCGCGTGCCCTGGTCGACAACACCGACCTGCCTGCCGACGAAATCGTCAAGCGTGCAATGAAGATTGCCGCCGATACCTGTGTGTATACCAACGACCATCTGACTCTAGAGGTGCTGGACGCATGA